TCGAACGTGTTGCGGATGCCGTCGTGTCCGTGCACCGGCTCGACCGGCACGTTGTGGTACACGGCATCCTCGGCGAAGAAGCTCAGCAGCTCTTGAATGTTGCGGCGGGCGAATGCTGCGCAGAACTTGCGTACGACGTTCTCGTTCTCGGTACTCATCGATTGACCTCCTGGTCGACCCGCTCCCACGCCGGGGAGCGGGGAATGCGGCTGCAGTTCACACCGCCGGCTTGCTGATGACGTCCTCGGCCTTCACGCCCTTCTCCACGCACGTCCGGCACAACGGCACACTCCGCCACACCCCGCGCACGCGCACGGGGTAGCCGGTGATCTCCGGCGCGTTCATGTGGCGCTGCGTGGGGAACTCCTTGCCGCAGGCGGCACACGCGACCGACAGCGCCTTGTTGTCTTGTCCTGCGATCATGACGCTTCACATCCCTTCGTCGAACATCAGATCTACTTGCCGCTCAGCACAGCCGCGGGAACGTCGAGGGACATCTGCAGCAGACCCTGCGCGAGGGTCTTGCCCTGATGATCGACGCGCAACGAGAGTGTGCCGCCACCACCGAGCGCGTTGTGGAGCACGAAGTTGAAGGCGCGCAGGTTCGGCAGCTCGTAGCGCACGACATCGCCGCGCACGAGATCGGCGAAGTACTGCTTCACCCGCTCGGGTGTGAGGGTTGCGCGGAGGAAGGTAAACGCCGCGTCCGACCGCGCCGCCACGCCGACGTTGGCGTGATCGCCCTTGTCGCCGGAGCGCGCGTAGGCGATGGCCGAGAGTTTCGCGGGTTGCGTCGGTCCTCGCACTGCGCCGGATGTTTCGGAGGGAGTCGCGCCAGGAGCGCGAGAGGTTCCGGCACCCGCCAGTGCCATCGGTACCGCGAGCTGCTCGCGCCGCTCTCCGTCGAGGACCGTCACCTCGGCATTGACCAAATCGCGCGGTACGCGCGCGGGCCAAAACCCCAATGCCTCCTGCACGTCTGGCCGTCCGCCAAAGATGCCAAACCCGGGCGGAGATTGCAGTCCAAAACCGAGAAAGTTGATCGAGAAGCGCTCTAACTTGCGCCGATCCGCATCGCGCACACCGATGCGCAACACGACCTCGTTCGGTTCCACATCAGGTGCCGCGTTGCCCCAACAGCCACGGTAGCCAACGAAATCGATCCGGCGCTCGGCAAAATTGACACCGAGGCGGTGGAAGATCATCTCGCTCATCCGCGTGGCTTTGGCGACCACGTTCGGCCCCGACAGCAACGCGGTGCCGACGGATTTGAATCCGTCGCTGTACACGACTGATGCCTTCAGCGTGCTCGGCGGCGGTGTGCCGTGCACACCGCTCACCCGCACCCGATCGGTTCCGTCGGAGGCGAGATGCAGCGAGGTGAAGTCGGTGCTGACGTCGGGGGTCAGATATGCGGTTGGATCGCCGATCTCGTAGAGCAGTTGCTCGGTGACCGTCGCACAGGTCACCGCACCGCCGGTGTTTGGATGTTTGGTGACGACGAACGAGCCGTCGGCTGCGGCTTCGACGATCGGATAGCCCATGTCGAGCATCGACGGCAGCGATTGCCAGTCGGTGAAGTTGCCGCCGGTGGCTTGCG
This portion of the Deltaproteobacteria bacterium genome encodes:
- a CDS encoding DUF1446 domain-containing protein, coding for MKSVVRIANAGGYWGDDPEALYRQVAGGPVDYVTSDFLAEITMVILHRQRARNPKAGFAYDFIQQLKPALQLIAERGITVIVNAGGINPHGCADAVAAVCREAGIALPIGVVSGDNILDRLDELETHGATLDHMDGVRPYAEIRGKIVAANVYLGAKPVVEALKRGARIIITGRTTDAALILAPLVHEFGWQWDDWDRIAAGIVAGHILECGAQATGGNFTDWQSLPSMLDMGYPIVEAAADGSFVVTKHPNTGGAVTCATVTEQLLYEIGDPTAYLTPDVSTDFTSLHLASDGTDRVRVSGVHGTPPPSTLKASVVYSDGFKSVGTALLSGPNVVAKATRMSEMIFHRLGVNFAERRIDFVGYRGCWGNAAPDVEPNEVVLRIGVRDADRRKLERFSINFLGFGLQSPPGFGIFGGRPDVQEALGFWPARVPRDLVNAEVTVLDGERREQLAVPMALAGAGTSRAPGATPSETSGAVRGPTQPAKLSAIAYARSGDKGDHANVGVAARSDAAFTFLRATLTPERVKQYFADLVRGDVVRYELPNLRAFNFVLHNALGGGGTLSLRVDHQGKTLAQGLLQMSLDVPAAVLSGK